From Pseudomonas vanderleydeniana, the proteins below share one genomic window:
- a CDS encoding mannose-1-phosphate guanylyltransferase/mannose-6-phosphate isomerase has protein sequence MIPVILSGGSGSRLWPLSRKQFPKQFLALTGEQTLFQQTIERLVFEGMDTPIVVCNKDHRFIVSEQLQARQLEAQRILMEPFGRNTAPAVALTAMMLVNEGRDELMLVLPADHVLEDQKGLQRALALATVAAERGEMVLFGVPATKPETGYGYIKSSNDALLPEGVSRVSQFVEKPDEKRANEFVEAGGYYWNSGMFLFRASRFLEELKKHDPDIYDTCLLTLERSQQDADSVTLDEATFAQCPDNSIDYAVMEKTQRACVVPLTAGWSDVGCWSSLWDVHEKDENGNVSKGDVVIQDSRNCMIHGNGKLVSVIGLENIVVVETKDAMMIAHKDKVQGVKQMVNTLNEQGRSETQNHCEVYRPWGSYDSVDMGGRFQVKHISVKPGACLSLQMHHHRAEHWIVVSGTAEVTCDENVFLLCENQSTYIPIASVHRLRNPGKIPLEIIEVQSGSYLGEDDIERFEDIYGRSTPVERGVSVKTIAQ, from the coding sequence ATGATCCCGGTAATCCTCTCTGGTGGTAGCGGCTCCCGTCTCTGGCCACTGTCGCGCAAGCAGTTTCCCAAGCAGTTCCTCGCCCTGACCGGCGAGCAGACACTGTTCCAACAGACCATCGAACGCCTGGTGTTCGAAGGCATGGACACCCCGATCGTGGTCTGCAACAAGGACCACCGCTTCATCGTCAGCGAGCAGCTGCAGGCCCGCCAGCTCGAGGCCCAGCGCATCCTGATGGAGCCCTTCGGCCGCAATACCGCCCCAGCCGTGGCGCTGACCGCGATGATGCTGGTCAACGAAGGTCGCGACGAGCTGATGCTGGTGCTGCCCGCCGACCACGTGCTGGAGGACCAGAAGGGCCTGCAGCGCGCCCTGGCGCTGGCCACGGTGGCCGCCGAGCGCGGCGAGATGGTGCTGTTCGGCGTGCCGGCGACCAAGCCGGAAACCGGCTACGGCTACATCAAGTCGAGCAATGACGCACTGCTGCCTGAAGGCGTCAGCCGGGTCTCGCAGTTCGTCGAGAAGCCCGATGAAAAACGCGCCAACGAGTTCGTCGAGGCCGGTGGCTACTACTGGAACAGCGGCATGTTCCTGTTCCGCGCCAGCCGCTTCCTCGAGGAGCTGAAAAAACACGATCCGGACATCTACGACACCTGCCTGCTGACCCTCGAGCGCAGCCAGCAGGACGCCGACAGCGTGACCCTCGACGAGGCCACCTTCGCCCAGTGCCCGGACAACTCCATCGACTACGCGGTGATGGAAAAGACCCAGCGCGCCTGCGTGGTGCCGCTCACCGCCGGCTGGAGCGACGTCGGTTGCTGGTCGTCGCTGTGGGACGTGCATGAAAAGGACGAGAACGGCAACGTCAGCAAGGGCGACGTGGTGATCCAGGACAGCCGCAACTGCATGATCCACGGCAACGGCAAGCTGGTGTCGGTGATCGGCCTGGAGAACATCGTCGTGGTCGAGACCAAGGACGCGATGATGATCGCCCACAAGGACAAGGTCCAGGGCGTCAAGCAGATGGTCAACACCCTCAACGAACAGGGCCGCAGCGAGACCCAGAACCACTGCGAGGTCTACCGGCCATGGGGCTCCTATGACTCGGTGGACATGGGCGGGCGCTTCCAGGTCAAGCACATTTCGGTCAAGCCGGGTGCGTGCCTGTCGCTGCAGATGCACCACCACCGTGCCGAACACTGGATCGTGGTCAGCGGCACCGCCGAAGTGACCTGTGACGAGAACGTGTTCCTGCTCTGCGAGAACCAGTCCACCTACATCCCGATCGCCTCGGTGCACCGCCTGCGCAATCCCGGCAAGATCCCGCTGGAGATCATCGAAGTGCAATCGGGCAGCTACCTGGGCGAAGACGATATCGAGCGTTTCGAAGATATCTACGGCCGTTCGACCCCGGTCGAGCGTGGCGTTTCGGTGAAAACCATCGCCCAGTAA
- a CDS encoding SDR family oxidoreductase, whose protein sequence is MPVTLITGCSSGIGRALANSFRQAGHEVWATARKEEDVAALAAAGFTAVQLDVNDGAALQQLAERIEQLDILINNAGYGAMGPVLDGGVEAMQRQFETNVFSIVGVTRALLPALRRSRGLVVNVGSVSGVLVTPFAGAYCASKAAVHALSDALRMELAPFGVRVMEVQPGAIDTHFARNASHEAEQLIAEASPWWPLREGIRARANASQNRPTPASEFAAGLLKACCQPNPPRLLRLGNGSRALPLMANLLPKGLLEKVLMKKFGLGARL, encoded by the coding sequence ATGCCCGTCACCTTGATCACCGGATGCTCCAGCGGTATCGGCCGTGCCCTGGCCAACAGTTTCAGACAGGCCGGCCACGAGGTCTGGGCCACCGCGCGCAAGGAAGAGGACGTCGCCGCCCTGGCCGCCGCCGGTTTCACCGCCGTGCAACTGGACGTCAACGATGGCGCGGCCCTGCAACAGCTGGCCGAACGCATCGAACAGCTGGACATCCTGATCAACAACGCCGGCTACGGCGCCATGGGGCCGGTGCTCGATGGCGGTGTCGAGGCCATGCAGCGGCAGTTCGAAACCAACGTGTTCTCCATTGTCGGCGTGACCCGCGCGCTGCTCCCGGCGCTGCGTCGCAGCCGCGGGCTGGTGGTGAATGTCGGCAGCGTGTCGGGCGTGCTGGTCACCCCTTTCGCCGGGGCCTATTGCGCGTCCAAGGCGGCGGTGCACGCCCTGAGCGATGCGCTGCGCATGGAACTGGCACCGTTTGGCGTCCGGGTGATGGAAGTCCAGCCCGGGGCGATCGACACCCACTTCGCCAGGAACGCCAGCCATGAAGCCGAGCAACTGATCGCCGAGGCGTCGCCCTGGTGGCCGCTGCGTGAAGGCATCCGCGCGCGCGCCAACGCCTCGCAGAACCGCCCGACCCCGGCCAGTGAATTCGCCGCCGGCCTGCTCAAGGCCTGCTGCCAGCCAAACCCGCCGCGTCTGTTGCGCCTGGGCAATGGCAGCCGCGCCTTGCCACTGATGGCGAACCTGCTGCCCAAGGGCCTGCTGGAGAAAGTGCTGATGAAGAAGTTCGGCTTGGGTGCCCGGCTCTGA
- a CDS encoding MFS transporter — MSYRSKIALVYLLGFSLDLVNMFVANVAYPEISHELQASVSQLAWVGNAYMHGLTAIIPLSVWLATLVGERRLIGASLALFAAASWGVAQAASIETLIAWRLLQGLGGGLLIPVGQAMAYRNYPVHERATLTSRMMLVALLIPALSPALGGLIVDHVSWRWIFYANIPLALLPLLLSTLWFQPDVLPAQRTSPSLHGLCKAAQVARIPLLRLAMLVYLFVPGIFIGTQLVAILYLRDLGASAAWTGSLMLPWALASGVAILVGKRSFNRVGPKPLLLAGMFAQAAGILLLTQVAAPDSALPVLAYSLMGLGGSLCSSTAHNCAFVDVDLPRMGHASAVWNINRQLSFCLGAALMMGLLELLGSTPADFHQCFLAAALLTLVPLLATLRLDTPAVLALLTPAQG; from the coding sequence ATGAGCTATCGCTCGAAAATCGCGCTGGTGTACCTGCTGGGGTTCTCCCTGGACCTGGTGAACATGTTCGTCGCCAACGTCGCCTACCCGGAGATCAGCCATGAACTGCAGGCCTCGGTCAGCCAACTGGCATGGGTCGGCAACGCCTACATGCACGGGCTGACGGCGATCATTCCACTCAGCGTCTGGCTGGCGACCCTGGTGGGTGAACGCCGGCTGATCGGTGCCTCGCTGGCGCTGTTCGCCGCCGCGTCCTGGGGGGTGGCCCAGGCCGCCTCGATCGAGACGCTGATCGCCTGGCGGTTGCTGCAGGGCCTCGGTGGCGGCCTGCTGATTCCGGTCGGCCAGGCCATGGCCTATCGCAACTACCCGGTGCACGAACGGGCCACACTGACCTCGCGGATGATGCTGGTGGCCCTGCTGATCCCGGCCTTGTCGCCGGCACTGGGCGGGCTGATCGTCGACCATGTGTCCTGGCGCTGGATCTTCTACGCCAATATTCCCCTGGCCCTGCTGCCGTTGCTGCTCAGTACGCTGTGGTTCCAGCCGGACGTCTTGCCGGCCCAACGGACGTCACCCAGCCTCCACGGCCTGTGCAAAGCCGCCCAAGTCGCGCGCATTCCACTGCTGCGCCTGGCGATGCTGGTCTACCTGTTCGTTCCCGGCATCTTCATCGGCACCCAACTGGTCGCCATTCTCTACCTGCGCGACCTCGGTGCCAGCGCGGCCTGGACCGGCAGTCTGATGTTGCCCTGGGCCCTGGCCTCGGGCGTGGCGATCCTGGTCGGCAAGCGCAGCTTCAATCGGGTCGGGCCCAAGCCGTTGCTGTTGGCGGGGATGTTCGCCCAGGCGGCCGGCATCCTGCTGCTGACCCAGGTCGCCGCCCCCGACAGCGCCTTGCCGGTCCTCGCCTACAGCCTGATGGGCCTGGGCGGCAGCCTGTGCAGCAGCACCGCGCACAACTGCGCCTTCGTCGATGTCGACCTGCCGCGCATGGGCCACGCCAGTGCGGTATGGAACATCAATCGACAACTGAGTTTCTGCCTCGGCGCGGCGCTGATGATGGGCCTGCTGGAACTGCTGGGCAGCACGCCTGCCGACTTTCACCAGTGCTTCCTGGCCGCTGCCCTGCTGACTCTGGTCCCGCTATTGGCCACCCTGCGCCTCGATACACCGGCAGTGCTGGCCCTACTGACTCCCGCACAAGGATAA
- a CDS encoding MBOAT family O-acyltransferase, translated as MVFSSNVFLFLFLPIFLGLYYLSGQRYRNLLLLVASYVFYAWWRVDFLALFAGVTLWNYWIGLKVGAAGVRTKPAQRWLLLGVAVDLCILGYFKYANFGVDSLNAIMTSFGLEPFILTHVLLPIGISFYIFESISYIIDVYRGDTPATRNLIDFAAFVAIFPHLIAGPVLRFRDLADQFNHRTHTLDKFSEGATRFMQGFIKKVFIADTLAVVADHCFALQHPTTGDAWLGALAYTAQLYFDFSGYSDMAIGLGLMMGFRFMENFKQPYISQSITEFWRRWHISLSTWLRDYLYITLGGNRRGTLITYRNLFLTMLLGGLWHGANITYIVWGAWHGMWLAIEKALGINTTPRSLNPIRWALTFLLVIMGWVIFRAENLHVAGRMYGAMFSFGDWSLSELNRASLTGLQVATLVVAYATLAFFGLRDLYRDPPAAKAKPADGPATAQPGLIKAAPGESSGSIHEPGYTVGIEAQVQPAYWVADWPRYLMRALVLLLFIASILKLSAQSFSPFLYFQF; from the coding sequence ATGGTCTTCTCATCCAACGTGTTCCTGTTCCTGTTCCTGCCGATCTTTCTCGGCTTGTACTACCTGAGCGGGCAACGCTATCGCAACCTGCTGCTGCTGGTCGCCAGCTACGTGTTCTACGCCTGGTGGCGGGTCGACTTCCTGGCGCTGTTCGCCGGCGTGACCCTGTGGAACTACTGGATCGGCCTGAAGGTCGGTGCCGCCGGCGTGCGCACCAAGCCGGCGCAGCGCTGGCTGCTGCTGGGCGTGGCCGTCGACCTGTGCATCCTCGGTTACTTCAAGTACGCCAACTTCGGCGTCGACAGCCTCAACGCGATCATGACCTCGTTCGGTCTCGAACCGTTCATCCTGACCCACGTACTGCTGCCGATCGGGATCTCGTTCTACATCTTCGAATCCATCAGCTACATCATCGACGTGTACCGCGGCGATACTCCGGCCACCCGCAACCTGATCGACTTCGCGGCCTTCGTGGCGATCTTCCCGCACCTGATCGCCGGCCCCGTGCTGCGCTTCCGTGACCTGGCGGACCAGTTCAATCACCGCACCCACACCCTCGACAAGTTCTCCGAGGGCGCCACGCGCTTCATGCAGGGCTTCATCAAGAAGGTGTTCATCGCCGACACCCTGGCGGTGGTCGCCGACCATTGCTTCGCCCTGCAACACCCGACCACCGGCGATGCCTGGCTCGGCGCGCTGGCCTACACCGCGCAGCTGTACTTCGACTTCTCCGGCTACAGCGACATGGCCATCGGCCTGGGCCTGATGATGGGCTTCCGCTTCATGGAAAACTTCAAGCAGCCCTATATCAGCCAGTCGATCACCGAATTCTGGCGGCGCTGGCACATCAGCCTGTCGACCTGGCTGCGCGACTACCTGTACATCACCCTCGGCGGTAACCGTCGCGGCACCCTGATCACCTACCGCAACCTGTTCCTGACCATGCTGCTCGGCGGCCTGTGGCACGGGGCGAACATCACCTACATCGTCTGGGGTGCCTGGCACGGCATGTGGCTGGCGATCGAGAAGGCCCTGGGTATCAACACCACGCCACGCAGCCTGAACCCGATCCGCTGGGCCCTGACCTTCCTGCTGGTGATCATGGGCTGGGTGATCTTCCGCGCCGAGAACCTGCACGTGGCCGGCCGCATGTACGGGGCGATGTTCAGCTTCGGCGACTGGTCGCTGTCGGAACTCAACCGCGCCAGCCTCACCGGCCTGCAGGTGGCGACCCTGGTGGTGGCCTACGCGACCCTGGCGTTCTTCGGCCTGCGCGACCTGTACCGCGATCCGCCCGCCGCCAAGGCCAAGCCGGCCGATGGCCCGGCCACTGCGCAACCCGGCCTGATCAAGGCCGCACCCGGCGAATCGTCCGGCAGCATCCACGAGCCCGGCTACACCGTCGGCATCGAGGCCCAGGTACAACCGGCCTACTGGGTCGCCGACTGGCCGCGCTACCTGATGCGCGCCCTGGTCCTGCTGCTGTTCATCGCCTCGATTCTCAAACTCTCGGCGCAGAGCTTCTCGCCGTTCCTCTACTTCCAGTTCTGA
- a CDS encoding alginate O-acetyltransferase AlgF, producing the protein MTFTTGNTHGRTLKTLAMAAGLSLLSLQVWAAGDAALYGPTAPKGSSFVRLYNASNQEVSATVGATALNDVAPLASSDFSFMPGGDYSAKVGSQSLPVKLAPDHYYTLVNNASGQPQLIEEPPFKNKQKSLVRVQNLSDKALTLKTADGKTDVVQSVAAKGRGEREINPVKVSFALYDGNQKVSDLKPVALERGEAAVLYVTGSGSSLSPVWVKRPVSTR; encoded by the coding sequence ATGACTTTTACTACTGGTAACACCCACGGCCGTACCCTCAAGACCCTGGCCATGGCCGCAGGTCTCAGCCTGCTCTCGCTGCAGGTATGGGCTGCCGGCGACGCCGCCCTGTACGGCCCGACCGCACCGAAAGGCTCGAGCTTCGTACGCCTGTACAACGCCAGCAACCAGGAAGTCAGCGCTACCGTCGGCGCCACCGCACTCAACGACGTCGCCCCGCTGGCCAGCAGCGACTTCAGCTTCATGCCGGGCGGCGACTACAGCGCCAAGGTCGGCAGCCAGAGCCTGCCGGTGAAACTCGCTCCCGACCACTATTACACCCTGGTCAACAACGCCAGCGGCCAGCCGCAGTTGATCGAAGAGCCACCGTTCAAGAACAAGCAGAAATCCCTGGTGCGCGTGCAGAACCTCAGTGACAAGGCGCTGACCCTCAAGACCGCCGACGGCAAGACCGACGTGGTCCAGTCGGTGGCGGCCAAGGGCCGCGGTGAACGCGAGATCAACCCGGTCAAGGTCAGCTTCGCCCTGTACGACGGCAACCAGAAGGTCAGTGACCTCAAGCCGGTCGCCCTGGAGCGCGGCGAAGCGGCGGTGCTCTACGTCACCGGCAGCGGCAGCAGCCTGTCGCCGGTCTGGGTCAAGCGCCCGGTGTCGACCCGCTGA
- a CDS encoding LysR family transcriptional regulator has protein sequence MVSLDRFDTFKAVVEAGSLTAAAELLGQTRAVVSFNIKRLESELGVTLLLRNTRRLALTEAGERFYGRCLSMLEEARLAIDEARSEHTQLRGTLRITTTVEYALAKVVPALERFRQLHPELKVHLSTSSTHADLISERFDLAIRLGQVSDSNHRATQLATFRIFAVATPGFIEGLPGGDLPTFGALQKVQSLVHGRLGDLGLTHVASGERFVFRPGAEQSRIVADNSSVLRGFALAGQGVAILPDWLVQEDLEAGRLCRLMSDFEFAGQGIYALYPDTRHLPLKVRLFIDFMKEQA, from the coding sequence ATGGTCAGCCTGGACCGATTCGACACTTTCAAGGCCGTGGTCGAGGCCGGTTCGCTGACGGCCGCAGCCGAATTGCTGGGGCAGACCCGAGCGGTGGTCAGCTTCAACATCAAGCGCCTGGAAAGCGAGCTGGGCGTGACCCTGCTGCTGCGCAATACCCGGCGTCTGGCCCTGACCGAGGCTGGCGAACGCTTCTATGGGCGTTGCCTGAGCATGCTCGAGGAGGCACGGCTGGCGATCGACGAAGCCCGTTCGGAGCACACGCAATTGCGCGGGACGCTGCGGATCACCACCACGGTCGAATACGCGCTGGCCAAGGTGGTCCCGGCGCTGGAGCGCTTTCGCCAGTTGCACCCGGAGTTGAAGGTGCACCTGTCGACCTCCTCGACCCATGCCGACCTGATCTCAGAGCGCTTCGACCTGGCGATTCGGTTGGGACAGGTGTCCGACTCCAATCATCGGGCCACACAACTGGCGACCTTCCGGATCTTTGCCGTGGCCACGCCGGGATTCATCGAGGGGTTGCCGGGGGGCGACCTGCCGACCTTCGGCGCCTTGCAGAAGGTACAAAGTCTGGTGCATGGCCGACTGGGTGACCTGGGGCTGACCCATGTGGCCAGTGGCGAGCGCTTCGTCTTCCGGCCGGGGGCGGAGCAGTCACGGATCGTCGCCGACAACTCTTCGGTGCTGCGTGGTTTTGCCCTGGCCGGGCAGGGCGTGGCGATCCTGCCGGACTGGCTGGTGCAGGAGGACCTGGAGGCGGGGCGCCTGTGTCGGCTGATGAGCGATTTCGAGTTTGCCGGGCAGGGGATCTATGCGCTGTACCCGGACACCCGGCACCTTCCGCTGAAGGTGCGCTTGTTCATCGACTTCATGAAGGAGCAGGCCTGA
- a CDS encoding DUF4440 domain-containing protein gives MNDKTPYFDEVIETHQIIEQWFAGKLTNERLEPLLARFSPEFSMVTPTGRQLDKSGLVELFTHLGGRRPGCRITLGELQVIALHESGATLHYREWQADDSGTQTDRRSTAVFERAADGRVLWRHLHETFTHV, from the coding sequence ATGAACGACAAGACGCCCTACTTCGATGAAGTGATCGAAACCCACCAGATCATCGAACAGTGGTTTGCCGGCAAGCTGACAAATGAAAGGCTGGAACCGCTGCTGGCAAGGTTCTCCCCCGAGTTCTCGATGGTCACCCCGACGGGCAGGCAACTGGACAAATCGGGATTGGTCGAGCTGTTCACCCATCTGGGGGGACGTCGACCGGGATGCCGTATCACCCTGGGCGAACTGCAGGTGATCGCCCTGCATGAGTCCGGCGCCACCCTGCACTATCGTGAATGGCAGGCTGATGACAGCGGGACGCAAACCGACCGGCGCTCGACGGCGGTGTTCGAAAGAGCAGCGGATGGCCGGGTGCTGTGGCGCCACCTGCACGAGACCTTCACTCACGTCTGA
- a CDS encoding multidrug transporter produces MFIGVLLVITWLILLLRYPAKALPVSMAALAGLGMVAAWVAWMDSREARQLAHLEMRIDYAPEHCPADRPLQLKMKNDNKVPLVELRWRVAAYAPGDTVNLAENSYAAPRYRGPGELQAAGVWEDCLPLPPLRPGYRPQTLEFRAERLQGSFSG; encoded by the coding sequence ATGTTCATCGGCGTCCTGCTGGTCATCACCTGGCTGATCCTGCTGTTGCGTTACCCGGCCAAGGCCCTGCCGGTCTCGATGGCCGCGCTGGCCGGATTGGGCATGGTGGCCGCCTGGGTAGCCTGGATGGACAGCCGCGAGGCCCGGCAACTGGCGCATCTGGAGATGCGTATCGACTATGCCCCCGAGCACTGTCCGGCGGATCGTCCACTGCAACTGAAGATGAAGAACGATAACAAGGTACCCCTGGTGGAACTGCGCTGGCGCGTCGCTGCCTACGCCCCGGGCGATACCGTCAACCTGGCCGAAAACAGCTATGCCGCGCCACGCTATCGCGGCCCCGGCGAGCTGCAGGCCGCCGGTGTCTGGGAGGATTGCCTGCCGTTGCCGCCGCTGCGCCCCGGCTATCGGCCGCAAACCCTGGAGTTCCGCGCCGAACGCCTGCAGGGCAGTTTTTCCGGCTGA
- a CDS encoding mannuronate-specific alginate lyase translates to MTIRTLLVPSLLGLAIVAGAAQAAAPLRPPQGYFAAVDKVKSSDSHDGCDAMPQPYTGQLQFRSKYEGSDKARATLNVQSEKAFHDSTADITSMERGTSKQVMQFMRDGRPQELSCTLNWLTAWAQADALTSKDFNHTGKSMRKWALGSMASSYIRLKFSDSRPLATHQKEAQEIEAWFGKLADQVVSDWDNLPLEKTNNHSYWAAWAVMATAIATDRRDLFDWSVKEYRIAANQVDPQGFLPNELKRQQRALAYHNYALPPLAMIASFAQANGVDLRQENNGALKRLGDRVLAGVQDPSQFQARNGREQDMTDLKVDSKFAWLEPYCTLYTCPDDVLQRKHGMQPFKAFRLGGDLTRVYDPAHEKGNH, encoded by the coding sequence ATGACTATCCGCACACTGCTCGTTCCTTCCCTGCTGGGCCTGGCGATCGTCGCCGGGGCCGCCCAGGCCGCGGCGCCACTGCGCCCGCCACAGGGTTACTTCGCCGCTGTCGACAAGGTCAAGAGCAGCGACAGCCACGACGGCTGTGACGCCATGCCCCAGCCCTACACCGGCCAGTTGCAGTTCCGCAGCAAGTACGAGGGCTCGGACAAGGCCCGGGCCACGCTCAACGTACAGTCGGAAAAGGCCTTTCACGACAGCACCGCCGACATCACCAGCATGGAACGCGGCACCAGCAAGCAGGTGATGCAGTTCATGCGCGACGGTCGGCCACAGGAGTTGAGCTGCACGCTGAACTGGTTGACCGCCTGGGCCCAGGCCGATGCGCTGACCTCCAAGGACTTCAACCACACCGGCAAGTCCATGCGCAAATGGGCGCTGGGCAGCATGGCCTCGTCCTATATCCGCCTGAAGTTCTCCGACTCGCGCCCGCTGGCGACCCACCAGAAGGAAGCGCAGGAGATCGAGGCCTGGTTCGGAAAACTGGCCGACCAGGTGGTCAGCGACTGGGACAACCTGCCGCTGGAGAAGACCAACAACCACTCGTACTGGGCCGCCTGGGCGGTGATGGCGACCGCCATCGCCACCGACCGCCGCGACCTGTTCGACTGGTCGGTGAAGGAATACCGGATTGCCGCCAACCAGGTCGACCCGCAGGGCTTTTTGCCCAACGAACTCAAGCGCCAACAACGCGCCCTGGCCTACCACAACTATGCGCTGCCGCCGCTGGCGATGATCGCCAGCTTCGCCCAGGCCAACGGCGTCGACCTGCGCCAGGAAAACAACGGCGCTCTCAAGCGCCTGGGTGACCGGGTGCTGGCCGGGGTCCAGGACCCCAGCCAGTTCCAGGCCCGCAACGGCCGCGAGCAGGACATGACCGATCTCAAGGTCGACAGCAAATTCGCCTGGCTGGAGCCCTACTGCACGCTCTACACCTGCCCGGACGATGTGCTGCAGCGCAAGCACGGGATGCAACCGTTCAAGGCGTTCCGTCTCGGTGGCGACCTGACCCGGGTCTACGACCCGGCGCACGAGAAGGGTAACCACTAA
- a CDS encoding alginate O-acetyltransferase, whose protein sequence is MTRSLRILYIALFLALLLALGLWSLRGLIGFSTNPDATFLNGRWAKAIETRYDDEFPIKRLGTNLWAAVDFKLFNEGRPGVVLGRDQWLYSDEEFKPTAGQQQNLQGNYALVEGVRQALKAKGVNLVMAIVPAKVRLYPEHLGDERPASIHADLYRDFHARVAAEHILAPDLLGPLQQAKQNGQQVFLRTDTHWTPDGAQIAATQLANAIAQAMPLSGQPQRFVTEAEKTEEHKGDLRRFLPLDPLFENLMPAEEPLEKRVTRAVESSTSGDDALFADNEVPVALIGTSYSANPNWNFVGALKQALHSDVVNYAEDGHGPILPMLAYLKSDAFKNNPPQVLIWEFPERYLPVNNEIGDADPQWVAQLKAAGIRQQNLVLNTTRSESPAQAQN, encoded by the coding sequence ATGACCCGCTCATTACGCATCCTCTACATCGCGCTGTTCCTCGCCCTGCTGCTGGCACTGGGCCTGTGGTCCCTGCGTGGCCTCATCGGTTTCAGTACCAACCCCGACGCGACGTTCCTCAACGGGCGCTGGGCCAAGGCCATCGAGACCCGCTACGACGACGAGTTCCCGATCAAGCGACTGGGCACCAACCTCTGGGCCGCCGTGGACTTCAAGCTGTTCAACGAAGGCCGTCCCGGCGTGGTACTGGGCCGCGACCAGTGGCTCTACAGCGACGAGGAGTTCAAGCCGACCGCCGGCCAGCAGCAGAACCTGCAAGGCAACTACGCGCTGGTCGAAGGCGTGCGCCAGGCTCTCAAGGCCAAGGGCGTGAACCTGGTGATGGCGATCGTCCCGGCCAAGGTGCGGCTGTATCCTGAGCACCTCGGCGACGAGCGTCCGGCCAGCATCCACGCCGACCTGTACCGCGACTTCCACGCCCGTGTCGCCGCCGAGCACATTCTCGCCCCCGACCTGCTGGGCCCGTTGCAACAGGCCAAGCAGAACGGCCAGCAGGTGTTCCTGCGCACCGATACCCACTGGACCCCGGACGGTGCCCAGATCGCCGCGACCCAACTGGCCAACGCCATCGCCCAGGCCATGCCGCTGAGCGGCCAGCCGCAACGTTTCGTCACCGAGGCCGAGAAGACCGAGGAACACAAGGGGGATCTGCGCCGCTTCCTGCCCCTGGACCCGTTGTTCGAAAACCTGATGCCGGCCGAAGAACCGCTGGAGAAGCGCGTCACCCGTGCCGTCGAAAGCTCCACGTCCGGCGACGACGCCCTGTTCGCCGACAACGAAGTGCCGGTGGCACTGATCGGCACCAGCTACAGCGCCAACCCGAACTGGAACTTCGTCGGCGCCCTGAAGCAGGCACTGCACAGCGACGTGGTCAATTACGCCGAGGACGGCCATGGCCCGATCCTGCCGATGCTCGCCTACCTCAAGAGCGACGCCTTCAAGAACAACCCGCCACAGGTGCTGATCTGGGAATTCCCGGAGCGCTACCTGCCGGTCAACAACGAAATCGGCGATGCCGACCCGCAGTGGGTCGCGCAATTGAAAGCCGCGGGTATCCGCCAACAGAACCTGGTTCTGAACACAACCCGATCCGAGTCGCCTGCACAGGCGCAAAACTGA
- a CDS encoding thioredoxin family protein — MKSHTPVMEIKTRRQFRSELGSLEVPLIRPKPSVVLVYSRGCPPCEQLRPQIAALAAGPYRDRVAFFQLSYPILKLLQPNIEIQFVPALFFLDGHGGQTRLYGTDREKIKQGFDSLLFVTDKVFSEVFDSQAS; from the coding sequence ATGAAGAGTCACACCCCAGTCATGGAGATAAAGACCCGGCGTCAGTTTCGCAGCGAGTTGGGCAGCCTGGAAGTGCCGCTGATTCGTCCCAAACCCTCGGTGGTACTGGTCTACAGTCGCGGTTGTCCGCCCTGTGAACAACTCAGGCCGCAGATCGCGGCACTGGCCGCCGGGCCCTACCGCGACCGGGTGGCGTTTTTCCAGCTCAGCTACCCGATCCTCAAGCTGTTGCAACCCAATATCGAAATCCAGTTCGTCCCCGCCCTGTTCTTTCTTGATGGGCATGGTGGCCAGACCCGCCTGTATGGCACCGACCGGGAAAAGATCAAACAGGGATTCGATTCGCTCCTTTTTGTCACGGACAAGGTATTCTCGGAGGTCTTCGACTCCCAGGCCTCATAA